Proteins found in one Muntiacus reevesi chromosome 2, mMunRee1.1, whole genome shotgun sequence genomic segment:
- the LOC136161666 gene encoding vomeronasal type-1 receptor 4-like — MASSFFMIGMIVLTQTVVGMLGNFSLLYSYIILHFMGYRLRSTDLILKHLIVANSLVLLSKGVPQTMAVFGWKYIRSDVGCKLLFFLHRVGRGVSIGSIGLLSVFQVITISPWNSRWAALKVTAPKYVVLSIFLCWILQMLVNVIFPFHITGKWNEKNITEERDFGYCISVVTDKTDDAMYAALLLFPDILCLGLTFCAGSSMVLILYRHKQQVQHIRRTDASSRSSPESRATKFILLLGSTFVYFYILSSIFQVLLALFDQPSRFLVDMCVITAACFPTVSPFLLLSHNSSVHRLYFALIRNAKSSVIMRKV, encoded by the coding sequence ATGGCCAGCAGCTTTTTCATGATAGGCATGATCGTCTTAACACAGACCGTGGTTGGTATGCTGGGGAATTTCTCACTCCTTTACAGTTATATCATCCTTCACTTCATGGGTTACAGATTAAGGTCCACAGATTTGATCCTTAAGCATCTGATTGTGGCCAACTCCTTGGTCCTCCTCTCTAAAGGCGTGCCCCAGACAATGGCAGTCTTTGGGTGGAAGTATATCCGCAGTGATGTTGGCTGcaaacttctcttctttctgcacagagtggggaggggagtgtcCATCGGTAGCATCGGCCTCTTGAGTGTCTTTCAGGTGATCACGATCAGTCCCTGGAACTCCAGGTGGGCAGCGCTGAAAGTAACAGCTCCCAAGTACGTGGTTCTCTCTATTTTCCTGTGTTGGATCCTGCAAATGCTGGTAAAtgtcatttttcctttccatatTACTGGCAAATGGAATGAGAAAAACATCACAGAGGAAAGAGATTTTGGCTATTGTATTTCTGTTGTTACTGACAAAACTGACGACGCCATGTATGCAGCATTGCTTCTATTCCCTGATATTTTATGTTTGGGGCTCACGTTCTGTGCCGGCAGCTCCATGGTTCTCATCCTGTACAGACATAAGCAGCAGGTCCAGCACATTCGTAGGACCGACGcctcctccaggtcctccccTGAGTCCAGAGCTACGAAATTCATCCTTCTCCTCGGGAGCACCTTTGTctacttttatattctttcctcaATCTTTCAAGTTCTTTTGGCTCTTTTTGATCAGCCCAGCCGTTTCCTTGTGGACATGTGTGTAATCACAGCAGCGTGCTTCCCAACCGTCAGCCCCTTTCTGCTCCTGAGCCATAACTCCAGTGTACACAGGCTCTATTTTGCCTTGATTAGAAATGCAAAGTCCTCTGTTATTATGAGAAAagtgtga